TGCCCCGTCCCGCAGGTGAGCCTGGACTCCCGAGTGCGGGAGGGCATCAACAGGAAGATGCAGGAGCCATCTGCACACACGTTCGACGACGCACAGCTGCAGATCTACACGCTCATGCACCGGGACTCCTACCCTCGCTTCCTCAGCTCCCCAGCCTACCGCACCCTGCTGCTCCGGGGGTCCCCACAGTCCTCTTCTGAGGCCTAGGTTCCACACGGCACAGGAACTCCATCCTCTGGTGGGCAGACTCAGGGCTCACACCAGTGGTCCCCACATCGCTGGCCCAGGGTCTACACCCCTGGCTCCGCCCCTCAccagcctgctgctgcctggaagggGTCTCTTGTTTGTAGCAGGAGACCCTCCTACTTGAGCTGTCTGCACTGCAGAACCAGACCCAGAACCAGGTTCAAGTGACAGGacctgaatatattttatatattcatgaaCTCTAAACCTGGGAATATCTCCTTACTGTATGTTTTaccaagaaggggaaaaaaaaagttttcatatttATCTCCATTCCTCCATCCCCCAAAAGTAGATCTTATTCTCGAAGGTGTTTTTGAAACAGAAGCCTCTATTTATGCCCACTTTGGGGAGAGACTGGAGAATGAGGAATCATCCTTAACTATTCCCACAGACCCTCCCCACAGCAGTGGCCTCTACTGGCTGTGGTCAGCTTCACCCAGGTGGGCTCCagacctggcctctgcctcctgagccctgAAGCAGGATCAGGCTTGAGCTGACAGACTGCTAGTAAACAGGAGTCCCTGGTAGGTATCACATATCTCCTGGAGGGGCTGGGCACTAAGGAGGCAGCCTTCCCAAGAGTCCCTTGGTGCTGGTCACAATGTTGTCTTCATCTATGAGGCCCCTTGAAGCATCACCTCATTCCTCTGAATTTCTGGGAGTTTTAGTGACTTCAAGCTGGAATCAGCCCAGGGCCAAGACCCCACTCCCCTGAGGTGAACTGGATTCTGTCTCCCCAAGTGGAGGCAGGGTGGGACAAGCTGTCCAGAAGAGGGGATTGGGCTCTGGCTGCCCATGCCTGAAGGTGGGTGATGCTTAGCAGGGCAGTCTGACCAAGGCCTCACATGGGACCCTGAGTTTTCTGTGTGCACAAggtcccctccccacctgcccacacagccaggtTGGTGGGCCCTGCCCCGAGGCACACTCAGGAGAGGCAGCACCACCCCAGCATCCCAGCCTCCTGGCACAGGTGATCTCTCCAAAGGTTGCCTAAGCTCTTGCCTCTGGAGCTGCCCCACTAGGGCTAAGCCCAAGAGTTGTCTGTCCCTAAAGAGGGTGTCCACAGCAGCAGAGAAGAACCAGATACAGGGATAGGGGCTCAGTTGAAGCCCGTGTACAGTCCACCAGGAGCAAGGCCCAAGGATGGCAAGATGGCAAATAAAACCTTTAATAATGGGGCAAAGGAGAGAAAGATGCACAGCAGGCACCAGGGCATGCTGCCTGCTGGGGGTCTCCAGAGAAGCTGTGTCCACCAAGAATGCAGGAGGGGCAGtactggccagggcctggggccaCAGCACAATTGCAGAGTGCTCAGCAGAACTGCAGGGAAGCAGTGAGGCAACCAAGCCATGGTTCCACAGGATTCCCAGGGCTGCagtctccacccccaccccacccccaatccCTGAAATGCCCAGGAGACAGGCTGGGCATGGCCATCCTTGGTTCATATCATAGACCCCACATGAGCCAAGGTACCAACTTCAGAGAACAGATTTGGGGGTTGTACTGAGCCCACCTACCTACCTTCCAGCGATTTCCACACTCATTGCAAACAACAAAGGTGGTCATGGGCTCATCAGAGCTGCGCGTCTGTACCTATAGAGCAGGTGGTGGAGCCCAGGGTTACCACCAAGCTCTGTGAAGGGTGTTCCTTGATCTAGGCATTGCTGGCCTCagcccctgggcctcctgagtaATCTGATCTGAGGCTGCCCAGTGATCCCAACCTTCCAGAGTTGGGCCTGTACAGCACATGAGCCACCAAAGGGGAAGTCCTCTTGTGGGCCTGAAGGGCCTAGCAAAGCTAAGGATGGGAGGGGCCCCATGCTGCGGCGACCATCAGGGATTCTAGTGACCACAGCTGCCTTCCAGAGGACCCAAGGGTGAGCCTCATCCCTCAGGACAGTGGGAGGCTAAGACGGCCCTGCACAGACTCAGCCCACAGGGAAACAGCAGTTTCCAGTGGCCTGAGCCACCTCACCAGACAACACCTCCACCCTCTTCCCAAGCCTCCACCATCACTTGTCTCCCTGGACACCTCAGCATCCACCTCCACAGCAGGGTCAGGATCCTGCCTGTGTTGACACCCTCATAGCTCctgtgctgggcagggcagccctCCAGCTTCTGTACCCCAGAGCAAGTGGGACCCCCACCTGAGACACTTCTTACTGGGCTGGGAGTCCTGGGGAAATGAGGGCCCTGAAAATGCAGAAGTCCACAGTTGGGCCTCTGCCCTGGCCTGTGTCCAGGCATAAGGGTGGACCCCCGCCTAGCCAAGGTGGTGACAGGTGTGGGTCCCAGGAGAGGTGAATGCCCGAAGACATGGCCCAGGAGGCGCCAGCCACTCGCCTGCGTGTAGGTGCAGTTCTTCTTCCTGCACTTGCCACAGGTGAACAGGTCGGTCTGAGTGCCCCCCGTGCGTGCCATCTGGTGCTCGCGGATGGCCTCCTTGGTCATGGCCTTGCGGATCTCCTTCAGCTCGTCACTGGCCATCTCCTGGGGTGAGGGGCCAAGCACTCAGCCTGCAGCCCCCAGAagcagcccccagcccctgcagtGGGGCTCACCTCCGATGTCATCACTGCAATCTGCTGCGGGGTTATGGCACCACACAGCACGTTACGCCGCAGGTCAGGGTTCTTGGCATCCTTCAGGTTGGCAATCCGACTGCGCACGCGGTTCTTGTACTTCATGTCTGTGTTTCCCACATCCCGGAAGATGCGTGCGGGCATTTAAGGACCCATTAGGCCATCGTGCTCCACCCACCCTGCTGGGGGCCGGGTGGGGATGTTCTTCCCAGCTACCCAGGGGCACTCTGTATACTCAGGCCTGGTGGGGAGCTGAGGGGCCACAGTGCTGTACTGCCCCCAGACCCATTCCTAGCTGAGACCGAAGCCCCACCAGCAGGCCATGCCAGCTTCTTGGCTCCTCCAGGGAGGGCCCTCCTGGGGCAAGCCACCCCATGTTCCACAGAGGCACTGGGCAACCCAGCAATGGCATCCCCCAGTCACCAAGGGGAGCTGGGGCCAGTGGCCCATAGACTACCAGAAGCCCGGGGCCCCATAAGCCCTGCACAAAGGATATACTCCTCAATCTGGGCTGACAGTCGCTCACAGTCCGCACCAACAGCCACATGGTCATCTGCAAGAGGGAGCCCTCGCTCACCACCCACACTCACTTCTCTGCCTGCTACCCCTCTGCCTGCACAGCACCCTGGCAGTGAGAGGAAACCCTCACACCCCTGGGGTCACTGCCCAGGATTCAGGTTCTCTGGTAACCCCAAACACTCCGGCCTCCTCCCTGAAGCAGATCTCTATGGCAGGCAGGGGCAGGCACCGAGTCTAGGTGCGGGTCAGGAGCCAGTGCCTGCTGAGTACTCACGGTCTGTTCGCAGGGCAGTGGTAAGCATCTCACGGCACTTGTTGCGCACAGCATCACAGGTAACAGGCACTGGGGGGAACGTGGTAATCCTTGGGGTGGACAGCATCCTGGGAAGCTCCGGCTTCTTGCGGCTGGAGAGACAGGGTTAGACTGTAAGTATCCTAGCAGGATGCTGGTTCCCAGAAAAGTAAATATCACAGCACTATCCCTACCTTCAGAGCCAATCTGCTCTACCCTGCCAGGCCCTGGCAATGGTCAGTGACTTCACCTATCTTCAGTCATTGCCCATGCAGCCTGCCCAGCTGCCTGAAGGAAATAAGACTGTGAAGTCCCTAGTGATCAGGGCTCACTCCCCAAATGGGAACAGAATGCTGGATTCTTCTCCCAGAATCAGCTGTGCAGCATCCACAGCTGCTCAGAATAAGCTGGCATTCCCTGCACCTCTGGAGTGCTCCCCTTGCAGAGGACCCAGCCACGGGCCACACTATGAACACCTCTGTTCATGGCACACGAAGGACAGGGAGCAACTTACAGTTGCCTAGAGGAAAGATGAGGAAGGGGCTGCCCAAGGCTCAGTCTGTCCTGGCCAGGGTCCAGCCTCTGTCCACTTACTGCCCAGTCTGGTCAAGGGCAAAATGGCCCTCAACCATAGCCTGTCATCAGAAGCACTCCCAGTCTCCACAGCAACAGGGGCCTGACTGCCCTCCTGGGGACATGGTGGTCACCTATATATTCAGGGCGGGAGAGGGGAACCAGACACCCTGCCTCTGGTTCTGGCAGGATCTCATAGAAGGGGTTCCAGCCTCAAGTGATCAGGCTGAGGGGACATCTACAGCAGGCCAGTGAGAACTAGACCAGGACAGGGTTTTGGGGAAGCAGGCAGAAGGTTCCTAGGGAGGATGAGGATGTGCAGCAGCTCTCTGCTGAGGAAGCTGTCAGGTCTCACTGACGGCTGGCAGTCATGGCCACCCACCTCAGATGGCTAGGGCAGGGAGTCTCAGCTGTGAGAGTATCCAGCAAAGGCTGACCAACATCCCTAGAGAAAGCCCCTCCTTCAGTGCAGTGATTAGGCGCATGAGCATCAGCATTCTTTTTCTGTTGAGGCAGAAGGGTGTGCACCTGCATTCAGGTAGGCTACCTGGGATCCATGGCCTCTGAGCCATCCTTTGAGGCTGATGTGGGCAAAGGTGTGCCCTTCCCCTGATTCCTGGTTTGAGCATCGGAAGCATCTGCCATTGCCAAAAGAAGAGGCGGACGGTCTGGTCAGAGGAAGGTCATCATCAAGGTTTGGCACCACCACCACTAGCCCTTGGCCAGCAAGGTGCCAGGTTACCAGGCCTTCCTGCCAGTGGGTCTCTCTCCCCACAGAAAGCCCATCCACCTCCCCTCACATTCCCACATTCAAACAGCCCACTGTAAGGTCCCTTCAGACCCTCCTCCTGCCTATCCTTGTCCTGCCTTGGGGACTAGGACATGCATATGGCACTCCCGAAGGCCACACAACTGAAAAATCTCAAGAGGTGATAGCTGTCTCTCAAGGGTGTGGACAGAGCTCAGGAGAGGCTTGGTCATTCCCAGGGTCGAAGCCAGGCTACCTCCCTACTCAACCAGGATCTACGCAGCCCAACCTTTTCTAGATGGCAgctccatctcctcctcttccctcactGGGAACATGGAGCATCCTGACCTTGCCCTTCTCCTCTGTGTGACCTCCAACAGCTCAGCCCCCTCCTTCTAGGCCTCCTGGATGCCCTCAATGGGGTCAGTCCAGGTTCTGCCCTTGACTCTGCTCTCTACCTGTTCTATGTGGAAACCACTTCCCAACACACACCCTTGCTCCAACAGTCATGCCCTTCGACTACCCCTCCCATCACTGATGGGTACCCATGGGTCCGCTTCCAGCCCTGAGCTTGGACCCAGATTTCTTGTGGCCCACTCCCAGGAGGCCAGCTCAGGGTAGCACAGCCAGCAAGAGGCCAGCACTTCTTGGGTGTCCCCTGAACCAGCACTTGGCCCTCATGGCCTGACCCGCACCCAGGAGCTTCTTCCAGGACTTGATGAGGGACTTGGCCAGTGCAATGACCTCCTCGTCCGAGCTCTGCTTCCGCAGGGCGTTGACAGACATCCCAACACGGGTGGACTGCAAAGCAAGTGGCCTaggttgggaggtggtggggaccCACCCCAGGAGTCAAACCCTCTTAGCAGACCCTTGGTGGTTCCCatagggcaggggctggggaccaGTCAGGAGGAAGTAGACACTTCTCCTAGTGGCTTCTGTCCCATTTGGAACCCAGGACAGAGTGGGTTATTCTCATCAGAGAAAGGCAGGAACCCTCTCCTCAGAACTGGTGTTTATGTCAACCAAACCCTAGGGGGTAGACAGGAGTAGACAGGAAGTCCTGCCACGTTTCGGTGGCACTGCTATTCCTAGAACTTCCCAGGCTGCAGCAGAGCAGACAGGGCCTACCTGGAGCAGGTGCAGCGTGATAGGCATGGCCTTCAGCTCCCGCAGCAGGTCCATGGCTCCCTCCTGGAAGGAGAAGGGACCTTCATAAAGGACTTTAGACCTCAGCAGACAATCTTACCTTGTGCCCATGAGGGGAGACACAAAGCAGTAACAATCTGGAGATCAGAAGGAAGCCATAATTCTTCTACCAGGAGATGCTCAGAGTTCTACATGTGAGTTTCTGATCCATACCAGGGGGTCTTTATTGCCCCCACCACAGGGTAGGAGAGGGAAGGGGCTCTGTAGTCTCACTCCTCACAGGCTACATAGCTTCCCAACCCACAGCCCTGGCAATGACCTCCCTGACCTCACTCTAACCACATCAGGTCACTGACCGAACAACAAGAGTAGAAATGCCACAGCTTCTTCCCAGTAGCAAGGACCACACCCAGATGGAGGTTTACCCCAGGTTCAGTGGCTCCCTGTCCCATTAAGGCCCTGGTGGACAGGACAGCCTCTCCCCACAGCACTCAGCAGGCCAAACCCTCAGGGAACCCCCACTCTGGTCACACCACAGCCAACACCCATACGGCCCAGAGTCCCGCTCCTCATGCATCCCCCCCAGGGCAGCCTCCACCCCTCCTGCGGACCTTGCAACAGATCCCCTGGtctccctctcctgctccacTCCCCTGCCCAagatcttcatttctttaaagtCCTCATGGAACCTTCACAGCAGACAGACTCCTCTGTATTACCCTAGGGTGGCACCCCAGACTCTTGCTCCTGAAGATGCTCTGCCCAATACCCTCCCCCACACACTGACAGGGATTCATCCCCCAGCTTTGTTCAAACACCTTCTCCTACTTAGGACTCGCCTCATGCAacaccccaccctgcccctgccttGCTGCCCTCCACAAACCACATCACTTTGTCCTGCTTTATGTCCACACCACAAGGAGGCCAAGACAACCCACACAGCCACTCACGTAGAGAAGCTGGCCTGCCCCAGTATGTGTGGTTTCTCTGCTAAAGCACCCCCTATTAGCCCCACCAAAGTAGGTCCTGCCCCTTCAGCCCTGTAAAGACCAGCCCTGAGGTGACCTCTGGGAGGACAGGTGATCGATTGCCCAGAACCAAAAGCAGTCCTCCCCTGCAGCCCTGTGCACCAGGTGACACAGCTCCAAGGACCAGAGAGTCAGAAAACCACCCCAAAGTCACCAACTCCCCAAAGGTCCTCTCAAGTGCTGCAAGAACCCTGGAGCCCCCTCCTCTGCATCCTCTCAAGCTGTGCTTCCACCAGTCATCCAtgccccatcctccctcctgcCAGTTCATGTGTTCCCAACCCATctctgcccccctcccacctAGGGTTCCTTCAAGGAACAAAACACCTTTCTCCAGTCAGCAAGTCATTGCCACTCCCTCTCTGCTGCCCACCATAACCCAGAGGTAAGTCCTGGAGGAGCTGTTTCCAGCTTAAATGAATGTGCAGGTGCCTGCCCCCTTCCCAGTGTAGACCCTAGCCCTGGCCATGGCCAAGAGGAGCCCAGGCCCAATCCTGCTTGTCCCAAATAGCCACCCCGACCCACACTGCAGGCACAGccctggggaggctgagcaggcCTGAAAAGCCTGTGACTCAGCCGCCTTCATTGCCCCGCGCCCCAGGAGCTGTCCCATGGGGGCGCGGTTCCATTCAGTGCGCGGCGGGCTACCTTCCGGACCCCTCCCCACCCGCGCcacgcaggatgcaggatgctCTAAGGATGCTGCGCGGGTTGCCAAGGTCTGAAGCTGGGCTGGACCTCGGAGGCCTCGCACGGCCTCCTCCGAGGCTCAGCACCCGCAGGCAGAGGTCTGGCTGCAGGGGCAGAGCCGGCCCTCCTCCGGCTCTCCACCACCTGCCCACACCGACTGGTTGCTGGCTGAGGCCCGGCTAAGGGAGGGAGAGAATTTATTAGAGGAACCTTGTTCTTATGGGTGGGGACAGGCAGGAAGAAGCCGGGCCGGGCCAGGCCAGGAACGCCTCCCGCCGCCTCCGGGCGGGAGGGCCGCCAGGGAGGGGTGGCGTCTAGTCCAGAGCGGTGGTCCCGGGACGAGGTGGAGGGCGGGCCCGGGGCGGGGGTCTCGGCCGGGGCGGGATCTCGTCCTGCCCGCGGTGGGCTCAACGGGGTCTCGGCGGCACTGGGGTCCCGGGGTCCTGGTGGCCCGCGCCCCTCACCGCGCTCTTCCTGGTCACCATCTTGTCCAGCCTCCGGGCGATCCGCGCAATCTCCTCCTCCTTGCCCATCATCGCCTAGGGGGCAGCGCCCCGCTCAGCTCAACAACCCAGCCCGGCTGGACgcgggccgccgccgccgcgacCCTCGACCCAAACCCCCGATCGGCGGCCGCGCACTGCATCCTGGGACGCAGAGTCCCCGCCCCGCGGACCACAACTCCCAGAAGCGCCAGCGGCGCGCGCAGCTTCCTGGGAAGAGTAGTTCTGACACGGCCCCCGTCAGACGACCCGGCCCACAATACCCTgcgcagaggaggaggagagggtgggaCACTCCAAGCGACGAGGAGTAGGGGCGAGGCTAGGGTGAGGAGGCGGGGCGactgggggcggggctggggcggggcGGCAGGGTGGGCGGGGCTGGGAGGGGCGGGGCGGCGGATGGAGCGCTCTGCTGGCTGGCGGCCCTCGAAGATGCCTTGCGTTTGTTCCCTGTCACTCCAACTTTCCAGATGTTTGAGTGTTTCCTGGAGCCAGTGCCTGAGGCTCCAACACCCTCTTCCCTGTCCTTTGGCACCGCTGACCCCTGCACACGTCGTTCCAGGGCGTAGTGTGAATTGTCATGCCTCCAGTAGAAGGGCCTTCAGCAAGAAGTCTGTGCGCGCTGGGAACGTGAGGGCCCTAGCTGGTTGTGGGGCCTGGAAGGGATGTTGGCCCCCGTAAGGAGGGCGCCCTGGAATCCTGGAGAGGCTGTGTGAACAAGACCCAGCCTCCAAAGTCAGCCTGCCGGGACACAAATCCCAAGCTCGGCACATTGACTGCTTTTCCCTCAGTCTCCCCACCTGTGAATTGGGGTCCCCTCGCAGCAACGCTGTCAGGATGATGTGAAGTGACTCATCCTACAGGGAACAGAACAGAGTGATTAGTTTTCATGGCATTGCCTTGGAGGTTTCCAGGAAGGGACAGATTGCCCACAGCCAGAAGGATGCCAGGTCGGAAAGAGAAGAGGCATAGGGCCCGCACCCCACCACTGCCTGTCAGCTCCTCAGGATGCAGATGCTGGGTGGAGTGCTGGAGGGGGTACAATTCTGGCGGCGGGCGCAGGCCAAGGGACTGATGACTACTCTATTCTTGTGGGGCCTACTGTTGAAATTCAGGCCAGGGAACCATGAGGCCATGTGGCAGGTGGGATGCCCAAATAACCTGGGCTTACCAGCCGTGGGGTTCTCAGCGCCATTAATTAGATATGATTGAGCTTCCAGGAGTTACTGTGCAAATTGAAACGTGGTCATGGTCAGTTATGAGATTCATCTTTATCATAAGGAAAAAACATGGGATTGCTTTTAGATAACAATGCTTTTCCAATGCACCCCATGATGGGTGAACACAGCCACTCCAGCTTCCACACCGACTGAGATTCTGCCCCTTGTTGTGAGCTGGGGCCATTTCTTGACCCAGCCCAACCAAACTAGTCCTCGTGGCCAGTATCCTGTGTACAGGAGTGAAGGCTGAGTGTCCAGCCACCCCAAGGGCTCCAAGGGAGGCTGGAACCACACACTCTTCAACCACCTTCTGAATAGCTGATACCAACCATAACAAGAGCTGTTCAGAATCCATAAAACCAGTTCCAGGGCTACCCTTGTGCAAGAACCCCAAAAGAATAACTTCAGAGCTCCAGGCTACAAGGGCTCCACAGCTGGCTCCCCATCATCCATGATGTCGGGTCCATGCACACGACCCAGCCAGCCCTTAGAGACACAAGTTTCTCAGGGCAGAAGTGATTTGAAGGCCACCTGAAGAAAGCCCCCAAGCTGGGGAACCATCTGACCACCAGGACTGGTCATCACCCCACCTCACATGCCCTACCCACTGTTGCTGGGAATCCCCAATGGTCACTCCACCCAACAGTGAACCTCGCCCTTCAGTGAGTCAGGAGAGCAGTGCTTGGGTTTTAAGGGTCACAACTGTGGGGAAATACTGCATAGCTGTATGCTGGTATGACCGGTTTCCTTTACAGTCCTGTGCGTTTAACTCAGACACCGCTGTGTTGCACAGCATCATCACAAGGACAGGGAGCTGAGGAACTTCCAGCTGAGCACCAGGACTGCCTACTGAGCAGAGTGCTGTACTCGCTGCCTGTCTTGGGCCCACTGCCCTTCTCCAGGAGATGCCAGATAGCCTCCCTCCTCAGGCTGCAGCAGGGCCACATGAGATGGCTCAAAGAAGGCTGCCATGTCTAGGGTGTCTCCACTGGGCTCCACCAAGGGAGCCCAGGCTGCTGTGGCCCCTTGAGGACAAAGGCCAGGAGGCTGGGTCTCTGTGCAGGAGGTGTCTCCTGAGTGGGTCCAGCCTGTGGACAGCATCAGGGTACAGGCTGGGAAGAATGATGCCCTGGCCCATAGCAGTGGcaggggaggagaagaaggaatggACCAGGCAGATGGGGGTGTTAGAGACTGGGGTGCTTC
The Sciurus carolinensis chromosome 2, mSciCar1.2, whole genome shotgun sequence DNA segment above includes these coding regions:
- the Tcea2 gene encoding transcription elongation factor A protein 2 isoform X3, encoding MDLLRELKAMPITLHLLQSTRVGMSVNALRKQSSDEEVIALAKSLIKSWKKLLDASDAQTRNQGKGTPLPTSASKDGSEAMDPRDVGQPLLDTLTAETPCPSHLSRKKPELPRMLSTPRITTFPPVPVTCDAVRNKCREMLTTALRTDHDHVAVGADCERLSAQIEECIFRDVGNTDMKYKNRVRSRIANLKDAKNPDLRRNVLCGAITPQQIAVMTSEEMASDELKEIRKAMTKEAIREHQMARTGGTQTDLFTCGKCRKKNCTYTQVQTRSSDEPMTTFVVCNECGNRWKVVLLSTLQLCCGPRPWPVLPLLHSWWTQLLWRPPAGSMPWCLLCIFLSFAPLLKVLFAILPSLGLAPGGLYTGFN
- the Tcea2 gene encoding transcription elongation factor A protein 2 isoform X2, with the translated sequence MMGKEEEIARIARRLDKMVTRKSAEGAMDLLRELKAMPITLHLLQSTRVGMSVNALRKQSSDEEVIALAKSLIKSWKKLLDASDAQTRNQGKGTPLPTSASKDGSEAMDPSRKKPELPRMLSTPRITTFPPVPVTCDAVRNKCREMLTTALRTDHDHVAVGADCERLSAQIEECIFRDVGNTDMKYKNRVRSRIANLKDAKNPDLRRNVLCGAITPQQIAVMTSEEMASDELKEIRKAMTKEAIREHQMARTGGTQTDLFTCGKCRKKNCTYTQVQTRSSDEPMTTFVVCNECGNRWKVVLLSTLQLCCGPRPWPVLPLLHSWWTQLLWRPPAGSMPWCLLCIFLSFAPLLKVLFAILPSLGLAPGGLYTGFN
- the Tcea2 gene encoding transcription elongation factor A protein 2 isoform X1, encoding MMGKEEEIARIARRLDKMVTRKSAEGAMDLLRELKAMPITLHLLQSTRVGMSVNALRKQSSDEEVIALAKSLIKSWKKLLDASDAQTRNQGKGTPLPTSASKDGSEAMDPRDVGQPLLDTLTAETPCPSHLSRKKPELPRMLSTPRITTFPPVPVTCDAVRNKCREMLTTALRTDHDHVAVGADCERLSAQIEECIFRDVGNTDMKYKNRVRSRIANLKDAKNPDLRRNVLCGAITPQQIAVMTSEEMASDELKEIRKAMTKEAIREHQMARTGGTQTDLFTCGKCRKKNCTYTQVQTRSSDEPMTTFVVCNECGNRWKVVLLSTLQLCCGPRPWPVLPLLHSWWTQLLWRPPAGSMPWCLLCIFLSFAPLLKVLFAILPSLGLAPGGLYTGFN
- the Tcea2 gene encoding transcription elongation factor A protein 2 isoform X4, coding for MMGKEEEIARIARRLDKMVTRKSAEGAMDLLRELKAMPITLHLLQSTRVGMSVNALRKQSSDEEVIALAKSLIKSWKKLLDASDAQTRNQGKGTPLPTSASKDGSEAMDPRDVGQPLLDTLTAETPCPSHLSRKKPELPRMLSTPRITTFPPVPVTCDAVRNKCREMLTTALRTDHDHVAVGADCERLSAQIEECIFRDVGNTDMKYKNRVRSRIANLKDAKNPDLRRNVLCGAITPQQIAVMTSEEMASDELKEIRKAMTKEAIREHQMARTGGTQTDLFTCGKCRKKNCTYTQVQTRSSDEPMTTFVVCNECGNRWKFC